Genomic DNA from Hordeum vulgare subsp. vulgare chromosome 2H, MorexV3_pseudomolecules_assembly, whole genome shotgun sequence:
GTCTATAAAAACTTATCAATCATAAGAACCCTCTCATCACCTACAAAAATATTTCAATATAAGTATGAGTTGATTAACATATCACAAAATCACACCGCGAAAGCCCACCGAAACTCTACGTATATACGAATAAAAAAAACACATTCCATCATCTTTCCAACTAACCAAACCTAATAATCACTCCATTTTAAAATTTAAGAGTATTGAAAAGTCAACTTTTTAATTTTTAAACAAGTTCAGTGATTTAGATGTGTATAATAACTATGTGCTAATGGCTGATGCATGACAGGCGACTCCTCTGTTCCTGTCCGAGATGGCCCCGACGCAGTGGCGCGGTTCCCTCACCGCGGGCTTCCAATTCTTCCTCGCcctcggcgtactcatcgccaacctCACAAACTACGCCACCGCGCGCATCTCCTGGGGCTGGCGCCTCTCCCTGGGTCTCGCCGGCGCGCCGGCTGTGATCATCTTCCTGGGCGCCCTCTTCCTCACGGACACCCCCAGCAGCCTGGTCATGCGCGGCAAGGCCGACGACGCGCGCGCCGCGCTCCTCCGCGTGCGCGGGGCAGGCGCGGACGTGGATGCGGAGCTCAAGGAGATCGTGCACGCCGTGGAGGTGGCGCGCGAGAGCGAGGAAGGCGCGTTCCATCGGATGGCGACGAGGCGCGAGTACCGCCCGCACCTGGTGCTCGCCGTGGCCGTGCCCATGTTCTTCCAGCTCACCGGCGTGATCGTGCTCTCCTTCTTCGCGCCGCTGGTGTTCCGCACCGTCGGGTTCGGCAGCAACGCCGCGCTAATGGGCGCCGTCATCCTCGGCGGCGTGAACCTGGGGGCTCTCATGCTCTCCACGCTCGTCATCGACCGGTACGGCCGCAAGGTGATGTTCATGGTTGGCGGCATCCAGATGATCATCGCCCAGGTACGCGTCCACGTCCCTGTTCCATGCGTACGCATATTTGAATGGTCTCGGGTTTTCTCACACTCACGCAGACATACGTTTGAGCATTGAAGGTTGCGATGGCATGGATCATGGGCGCGCAGGTGGGGAAGAGCGGCGACGCGCCGATGGCGAAGCCGTACGGGGTTGCGATCCTGGTGTTCACGTGCATGCACGCCGCCGGGTTCGGGTGGTCGTGGGGGCCTCTGGGGTGGGTGGTGCCGGGCGAGATATTCCCGGTGGACATCCGGTCGGCGGGGCAGGCCATGAACGTGTCTATCGGCCTCGGCCTCACGTTCGTGCAGACGCAGTCGTTCCTCCCGATGCTCTGCAGCTTCAAGTACGCCACGTTCGCCTACTACGCCGCCTGGGTCGCCGTCATGACCGTCTTCATCGCGCTGTTCCTGCCGGAGACCAAGGGCGTGCCGCTCGAGTCCATGGGCACCGTCTGGGTCAAGCACTGGTACTGGAAGCGGTTCGTGCAGCCGCAAGCGCAAACCCCCCATGCACTCACCTAGTTCTCTATCTATACCTACTTCCGTCGAAAAATTCACCACGACATtattataaaaaagcccctgtaatttttgttcttCAAcctgcgctccatcatttatctgcaacgcaaaagaaagaaacgattcgctgcaaaaattatacaagtacgcatcgcctccttccGTCGATCCTGGGCCACCCTTGGCCTTGTCCCACGccttggtggtggcggcggcgggcgggtgCTAGTGCCACGCGGCGCACCGCATCGTTAGCCTACATAGAAAAACGAAACCTTATCTTAAAAGAAGTATCTCAGATGGAATACTTCAAAACGCGAGGTTCTTTTTATAAGAACGAAACGTTTTCTGGTTTGTCACTTAAATGTGGACGACAGGTTGAATACCTAGAAGCAGagggttttttttgcaaaacaacCAGCGAAGGACGGCAAAAACGGTAcgtgctttattagtagggatagatatgatatgtataatttttcaaaaatatccaAATACATATTTTTCAAAATGTAAATTTACTTATTAATATTTTTTACAAATATTAACCGTGTAAAAAAGCAGTGTTTCAGATGTGTACAAAAAATGTACAATGTGGTATGGAAATAGGCTTAAAAACAtctatttaaaaataataataataatgtatTTTAAAAGTATTAAGCATATATAAAATACTATTTATGTATACAAAATGTACAATATATATCTAAAAGAAGCAGCCATCAAAACATTTGGAAAACTGTTTTCaggtattttaaaaatgttcaacatATGCAAAAGACAATTCCAGATGTATGCAAGAATGTGAAATGCGTATAAAAAAATATACAACATAACATAAATTTGAGAAACAAATTAATATGTATAGAAAAATCAATGTGTACAAAATATGTAGATGTATAAGGAATGTAtaacaaaaaagagaaagaaagccATAAACAAAACAGACGAATATaggtaaataaaataaataaatgaaaaataaattCAACCAATGAAAACACCAGtgaaaacacacaaaaaggaaaACATATTGTTTGTTTTCATTGATTACAATTTTTTGTTGACAGCTTACCAAGCTGATTGCTTGGTGAAAACATATTGAAAAGccaataaaaagaaacacaaaaaaacaatgtaaaccaatggaactgaaaagaaaatATATAGAAAAGGTAAATAAAAAATTAGTGGAAACCACATaaaacacatagagaagaaagatTCTTTCGGGGTGAAAACCACAAAGAAAAATActtaaaaagaaagaaaaaaacaatGTAATCGCACCAGCCCAACCAGTAGAAAAAACTCTACAACGAGCAAGCAAgcgaggaaaataaaagaaaactcaAACAAAATGGGCCGGCTAGCCCAGCTACCCAAAAAACTCTGAGGCGAGTCGTAACACAAATCAGCATTGACCACACATAACCCTCGCGTCATACAACTCGCGAGGCTCTAATGGGCTTGGCTGTTGTATGTTTATTTCCCCAAGAAAGTGGGTCTATATACATCTCAGATAGATAAATACGTGAGCCCGGGCCTATTCCGCAAGCCTAAGACTAGTATAGAATCACGCGATGCTTTGCACACATATGGAATATGCGACTCATAGGCGTCGTTCGATTGACCGAAGTTTTTGATCGTTCGATCGAGCCTTAGTCAACCGGGCGATTGTGTCACCTTCGTTCCACCTCCTTCGCTTCCTTCTATGCAAAACCAACAAGCGCACATCACGGGTGGCGCGACCACTGTCCCCCCTTCCCCGTCGTTGCACCTCCACCTGCCACCTCGCCCCCTCATCTAGAAGTCATCCCCCCATCATCCGCTCTGCTGGATGCGCTCGTTGCCCTCATCCCTGATGGTAACAACCCCGTATTCATCCTCATCACCCCTCACCATTGTACTTTGGTTGAAGCTTTTGAAAAGACGGTTGTAGCAAACGAATTGGCCACATCCATAAAAAAACTAAAGCAACAAAAAAATCTCCAATACTCAATTGAAGCAGAAATCTTTGCTGGTCTGTAGCAAAATCGAAAGATGGTGGTAGAAAATTTTCAGGTTAGTTCAAGAAAAATCAAAACAAGGGTGGTAACAAAAATTAGGACTCGTTCTAGCAAAAAGAGAACATGGTTCGAGAAAAAAATCCACCACACCAGCTTTCCACCAAAAAATTGCCCCTGCTGATATCATCCCGAGtcgctagcaaaagagcccgtgcgttgcaacgggagaatgcAAGGCCTGAGAATCGGACACGAAGGCATAGATATTCTAATGGTGCAGTATTATCAAACATGTCAAATATGTATCCTTAGGATCCTTGTACGGGTCAGATAGCATTACGGATTTTTGTTCACGTTTAActcacttttcttcttcttactccATCCATTATCTTTGTCCCCCAATTGAAGATTGTCGCTATAAGCAATGGAAAAACTGACATGCAATACCAACGGATGTTGAGGAGGAAGTATAGAAAATATAAATAATAGAGCATTCTAAGAGTGATTGGAGTCAAGAAACAAACAAAACAAATCTAGAAAACTTACAAAGAATGGTTTTGGATTCAGATGAAATCgtcgttgaaaggacgtggatgttgcctagaggggggggtgaataggcgctttaaaataattaaggtttaggcttgaacaaatgcggaataaaactaacgtttaatatgtcaagcacaaaacctcaaacaactaggctcacctatgtgcaccaacaacttatgctaagcaagataaacaactaagtgatagcaagatatatgacaagagacaatatggctatcacaaagtaaagtgcataagtaaagggttcgagtaagagataaccgaggtacgcggagacgatgatgtatcccaaagttcacacccttgcggatgctaatctccgttggagcggtgtggaggcacaatgctccccaagatgccactaaggccatcgtaatctcctcacgccctcgcacaatacaagatgccgtgattccactaagggacccttgagggcggtcaccgaacccatacaaatggcaaaccttgggggcggtcaccgaacccgtacatgtggcaacccttgggggcggttaccggtacccgtacaaattgctcggggcaatctccacaacctaattggagaccccgacgcttgcccagagcttcaAACCACAATGATTgaactccgagacaccaccaagcttctaggacgccaaagcatccgcgaagaacaatatctagggtactaagtaccaaaggtaataagcttctcaaacttcacttccacgtatcaccgtgaagaactcaaaccgatgcaactaatgcaatggcaagaacacacgaagtggtcaagtccctcacactcaaatccctccacaacaacgaaagctatggagaaatatgagaggaagaacaaggagctcacaaagaactccaagatctagatccaaggggttccccttacatagaggagaaagtgattggtggagatgtggatctagatctcctctctcatttccctcaagaacaagcaagaatcattggagggattgagagtaagcaagctctaagaatgtcaacaatggaggtagaacaagagctcaacggatagatcaggccaagggggaagaagaccccctttatatagtgggggaaggaatcagaccgttatccccacttacagcccgagcccagcggtactaccgctggctccagcggtactaccgctgaccctccggcggtactaccgctggctgcagcagtactaccgctgaccctcccgcggtactaccgctggctgcagcggtactaccgctgagcccatggtagcgcaaagatactaccgggccaaccaccgccaagaaagtcttcgcaaaaatgtccgacgtagtacaaccacaaagatgacggtactaaaaacttggagcggtactaccgctggccaggggcggtactaccgctgggagagcggtactaccgccaactctagcggtactaccgctagggccagcggtactaccgccaactctagcggtactaccgctcgccactgaaacagccataactttcgcatacgagctccgaatcgagcaaacccaagcttgttggaaatcttaagaccatgcagatatgaaaatgccaatgatatagagatgtgagtcctctatgaatgaagaaccggaaaaaactccaacatcgaaaacatcatagtagatgcatatggactccgttttcgatgaactcgggcttgtcacgaagatgaccataagctctaaaactcacaaagagaaacaccaaacaagaaccaagaagtatgatgcaaggatgcaaatggttagagctctcaacgaacgatacgatcaagctactcatttgagagccccccttgatagtacaacaatcaatcctaaacagaaaacctatcaagggcaaacctataccttgcacctcgtcctcttgagctagatgatgatgatcttggcttcctcaagatggaccacctttcttgattgcgttggcttgatgaagactagttgattgctcccccatactcactatgggtgagtcactcttcagcatatctttacaagtccattgccaccacaatggacgacaagcttcaagcatgatatcttcgtgctgatccacttgaacttgcacatcgcaatcttgatgacgatcacaacttgacgtcatacttcatgggttgtatgagatcttccctttaacgcaagcccatggaaacacacctaacccccccatagaactctcacgaagaccatgggttagtacacaaacacgtaatggacaatgcttaccataccatgggatcacttgatccctctcggtacatcttgtacgctttgtgtgttgatcatcttgatttactctttgtctgtgatcttgatcaaccatgtgtctctatgaccattctttggataataccttgaataccatcttggtcatcatataaactccttgaacccaacagatggacttcaagaagtgcctatggaaaaatcctataaatgtaacttaaggcaaccattagtccataggaattgtcatcaattaccaaaaccacatatggaggtatatgctctaacagtcgtTGTCCTGAATATAAAAAAATTAATCATCGTGGAAGGTTGCTAGGGATGATCGTTTCATATATAACCACAGTTGATTCCCAGGATCCATTCATGGTGCTCATAACGCGAGTCACATGTTGATACTTGAGACACTGGATCTAGCCATCAGACATGCTCTCGCTGAAGATGTGGCCCATGTGCGGCAACAGACAGATTAACTGTTTTAGTCTATCAATGACAGTAATGATGCTTCATATAGCTCCAGCTTGCAGGGTTTCACCACATTAACCAACGATGCAATCTTCATATCATGGATTATttggagattcaaataatatgcaACTTTTGGGAATTACATCGACTATAATGATTCCTATAGGTATTTGGTATTCTATACAACAAAATTGCGAATCTGAAATTAATTTGACACCTTCTTTTCTTTTGTGGTTTTTTTAGCATAGCTCCAGCTTGCAGGGTTTCACCACATTAACCAACGATGCAATCATCAGATCATAGATTATttggagattcaaataatatgcaACTTTTGGGAATTACATCGACTATAATGATTCCTATAGGTATTTGGTATTCTATACAACACAATTGCGAATATGAAATTAATTTGACACCTTCTTTTCTTTTGTGATTTTTTTAGCAGGATTATGTAAGTATTGCTCGGTTGATTTCACTCCACAAATTGATACTACAAAGTTCACAAATATCAGTGGGTGCATACCAATAGTTCTTTAGATGAAAGTGGCAAAATGTATAAGTTCTTAATCGAGACAGTGTTGGAAAAGATATATACCAGTTACAGGTTAAAATATTTGATGCTAAGTTGCAAGAAAATATACCAATTATAAAAAGCGATTTATTATTTTGTACTATTTGAGTTATTGAGTTTTCCTTAAAAATGAAACTAAAATAATTACAGCTACCATAACAATGATCTTTCTTACATCATTTCCTTTAAATATTTTCTCCCTCCTTAAGGATGGAGTTATTTTTTAGATTTTATACGAAAAAGAAGATCTGTTGATTAAGAAATCACTATTTTTCATTTCGATGAATCTACCCTTCTAGAATACATAGTATGTAGCAAAGCAAATGTGATGCTGAATTAAcagtttattttttccttttcgtaTTACACAGCCGTGATGATATTATAGCCATATGGCTATAATAAGTTTTCTTAATCCTTTCCTAAAATCAAACCGTTGTATTCTCCTTTTCCTGTGTACTCCCTTTATGAACTAAATATGGACTAAATGGATGAACAAAGACTTAAAATACGCCTACGTACACCAAAATTAGAAAAAAGTTATAGTATCTTATTGTAGTGATCCGAGGGAGTACCTTTAGTTCTAGAAACTGTAGGTGTTATCTATggttcattttcttatttttaaaaCATTAGTCCGTTTAGGGATGTGAAGCTGCGGTATTCCTTTCTTCCTTTTTAACCTTATGTATTTAAATTACTTTTGCTTACCGTGCAATACATGTGTTGTACATAACTACTCTCTTCATCTTAAAATAATtgactcaactttgtattaaCTTCATACTAaaattagtataaagttgagtcacttatttcgtGATAGAGGGGGTACATATTAGTACTTGCATATGAAATGAATAGCCAAATGTTTAATCTGATAGGTGTTtcaaaaactaaataaaaaataTGCAACCTAAATTAATGGACGTGGTCTTGAATCATGGTTATTGGATTAAGAGtgtgtttttcttttcttccgttgcaaccaaCAGACTCTTTTGCTATAACAGTTAACAACGGGTGATATAAAAAGAACAAATTACAGATGGAACACAGCAGCTTTGGTCTGGAAACCATTCCATTCTaatggacaacaacgacaacgaatgAACGAATCTCCAGGCATTCAGGAGCGGCGGATGGTGATATCTTTTTTCTTTTACCGGGTTTACCGGGGTTCCTCTACACCCACATCTTCTTTGTGGCCTCCATCCGCTCGAGCAGGCCCTGGATCTCGGTCTGCATCCGCACATTCATCTTGTGGTAGTCGTAGTGCGAGTTCTCGAGCGTCTTGAgctcctccatcttcttcctcctcttctcgtccGCCTCTTGCAAGCACAGCTTCGCCACGTTCGACGCGTACTCTTCCTCCAGGCTCTGGTTTCTGTTGCGGACCATCTGCCGGTAGTTCTCCACGTCCTTCCGGGCATCGTCGGCCAGCTTCTGGAACAGTTTTGCTTCGACTTCCTTGCACTTCACGACGGTCTCAAGGGTGGAGGCTTCGTCGTCCTTTGAGGTGGTGCTGAAATGGTTTCGGGGCGGCGGCTTCGAGATCggcatcgtcctcctcctcgtcctcggcgTGCCAGCTGTTGCCGTCGGCAAGGTGGGCGAGCACGGCGGACGCGGAGGCGCCCCTGTAGTTGTACCCGCCCGTGGCGGCCGAGCCGTCCCCGGcgacgccgccgccgcgccaGGATACGAGGTGGTGGTTGAGGGCGACGTCGGCGCCGCGCAGCTTGCGTGCGCCCTTGGCCTTGTCCGACGccttggtggtggcggcggcgggcgggtgCTAGTGGCACGCGGCGCACCGCATCGTTAGCCTATATAGAAAAACGAAACCTTATCTTAAGAGAAGTATCTCAGATGGAATACTTTAAAACACGAGGTTCTTTTTATAAAAAACGAAACGTTTTCCTGGTTTGTCACTTAAATGTGGACGGCGGGTTGAATACCTAGAAGCAGAGGGTCTTTTTTGCAAAACAGCCAGCGACGGACGGCAAAAACGGTACATGCTTTATTAGTAGGGATAGATATGATACgtataatttttcaaaaatatccaAATACATATTTTTCAAAATGTAAATTTACTTATTAATATTTTTTACAAATATTAACCGTGTAAAAAAGCAGTGTTTCAGATGTGTAGAAAAAAATGTACAGTGTGGTATGGAAATAGGCTTAAAAATCATctatttgaaaataataataataatgtatTTTAAAAGTATTAAACATATATAAAAATACAAAATACTATTTGTGTATACAAAATGTACAATATATATCTAA
This window encodes:
- the LOC123430358 gene encoding protein TITANIA-like; its protein translation is MPISKPPPRNHFSTTSKDDEASTLETVVKCKEVEAKLFQKLADDARKDVENYRQMVRNRNQSLEEEYASNVAKLCLQEADEKRRKKMEELKTLENSHYDYHKMNVRMQTEIQGLLERMEATKKMWV
- the LOC123430357 gene encoding sugar transport protein MST1-like, coding for MAGGAVVVNDGPAQDYGGRLTLSVLTTCLVAASGGLIFGYDIGISGGVSQMEPFLRRFFPHVLEKMAVAKQNDYCLYDSQALTAFTSSLYVAGLLASLVASRVTKAIGRQRVMLMGGALFFAGGAITGAAMNIAMLIIGRMLLGFGVGFTNQATPLFLSEMAPTQWRGSLTAGFQFFLALGVLIANLTNYATARISWGWRLSLGLAGAPAVIIFLGALFLTDTPSSLVMRGKADDARAALLRVRGAGADVDAELKEIVHAVEVARESEEGAFHRMATRREYRPHLVLAVAVPMFFQLTGVIVLSFFAPLVFRTVGFGSNAALMGAVILGGVNLGALMLSTLVIDRYGRKVMFMVGGIQMIIAQVAMAWIMGAQVGKSGDAPMAKPYGVAILVFTCMHAAGFGWSWGPLGWVVPGEIFPVDIRSAGQAMNVSIGLGLTFVQTQSFLPMLCSFKYATFAYYAAWVAVMTVFIALFLPETKGVPLESMGTVWVKHWYWKRFVQPQAQTPHALT